The following are from one region of the Rosistilla carotiformis genome:
- a CDS encoding PP2C family protein-serine/threonine phosphatase, which translates to MSAFWQAYVDATGWRIKPSTGTTAHRPMLLPACTEAMMDVDSADAQPAVSKSAAETLALAASRIADRLREFEGLLRHDEATRAVEDAFAGNMPTAGHIADRLESVLQEATVATGCDAAGLYLLDADTSQLKLRSCFGLPKSRLMQPPRPLRGSLGDLEALVSPVVTIEDIPRMPHWESPEERGAAIVVAIRGGDLPLGTLWLWDDQPRDITSAQQASATLAAGRIAAELEREVIHTKSIEQTEIRDELRSASAWQSRQLPPAIPLDQDWDVSGWCEAADTVGGDWFAWDVLPDGKLAIAIASVGTSGIESALTAATARSAWQSHTGYRHKTNQVLSRVNDTLWQTSTGDQSTSLLYANVDPETGEGQFSAAGNCHGLIVNRYGYRMLTSPTKPLGHDPDVRPMVQSMRLLPGEALVLISQGALASNGSPQSGRLTQQELTDAIRRELHNGPEPALSCLRRLFAQAGKADADRSLAILQRQ; encoded by the coding sequence ATGTCCGCTTTTTGGCAAGCTTATGTTGATGCGACGGGTTGGCGAATCAAACCTTCCACTGGCACCACGGCGCACCGGCCGATGTTGTTGCCCGCCTGCACCGAGGCGATGATGGATGTTGATTCTGCCGACGCGCAGCCGGCGGTTTCAAAAAGTGCAGCGGAAACGCTTGCACTGGCCGCGTCGCGAATCGCCGACCGTTTGCGTGAATTCGAAGGTTTGCTGAGACACGACGAAGCGACTCGCGCCGTCGAAGACGCTTTTGCTGGCAACATGCCCACCGCAGGTCACATCGCTGACCGCCTGGAATCAGTGCTGCAAGAGGCGACGGTCGCGACCGGATGCGACGCGGCGGGACTCTACCTGTTGGATGCCGATACCAGTCAATTGAAGCTGCGTTCGTGTTTCGGGCTCCCCAAGTCGCGATTGATGCAGCCGCCACGCCCCCTGCGTGGATCGTTGGGCGATCTGGAAGCTTTGGTTTCGCCGGTCGTCACAATTGAAGACATTCCGCGGATGCCACACTGGGAGAGTCCCGAAGAACGCGGGGCTGCGATCGTGGTCGCGATTCGCGGTGGCGACCTGCCGCTGGGAACGCTTTGGTTGTGGGACGATCAGCCGCGCGACATCACGTCGGCGCAACAAGCTTCGGCCACCCTCGCCGCGGGCCGGATCGCGGCTGAACTCGAACGCGAGGTGATCCATACCAAGTCGATCGAACAAACGGAAATCCGCGACGAACTCCGTTCCGCCTCTGCCTGGCAATCGCGTCAGCTGCCTCCCGCAATTCCGTTAGATCAAGATTGGGATGTGTCGGGGTGGTGCGAAGCCGCCGACACCGTGGGGGGGGATTGGTTCGCCTGGGATGTATTGCCCGATGGCAAGCTGGCAATCGCGATCGCATCGGTCGGGACCAGCGGAATCGAATCGGCCTTGACCGCCGCCACCGCTCGGTCGGCGTGGCAATCACATACCGGATACCGTCATAAAACGAATCAAGTGCTCAGCCGCGTTAACGATACGCTGTGGCAGACGTCGACCGGCGATCAATCGACAAGTCTGCTTTACGCAAACGTCGATCCGGAAACGGGCGAAGGACAGTTTTCCGCGGCAGGCAATTGCCATGGATTGATCGTCAATCGCTACGGATACCGGATGCTCACCTCGCCAACCAAACCGCTGGGACACGATCCCGACGTTCGGCCGATGGTACAATCGATGCGATTGCTGCCAGGCGAAGCGTTGGTGTTGATCAGCCAAGGCGCGCTGGCCAGCAATGGCTCGCCGCAATCGGGCCGCTTGACCCAGCAAGAATTGACCGACGCGATCCGCAGGGAACTGCACAACGGCCCCGAACCCGCCCTGTCTTGCCTGCGAAGACTGTTCGCCCAAGCCGGCAAAGCGGACGCCGATCGATCGCTCGCGATCCTGCAACGGCAATAA
- a CDS encoding FAD-dependent oxidoreductase: MQIKSIFCATAALLSFSFSHALAKEYHHDIVIYGGTSAAVTTAVQATQMGRSVVIVSPDKHLGGLTAGGLGWTDSGNKNAIGGLSGEFYHRVWKHYQKPSAWNWEEQAKFGNKNQSGLGGDGDEARMWVFEPHVAEQIYDNWVAEEKIPVYRDQWLDRDGGVVSKAGRIESIRTLKGDVFHGKMFIDVTYEGDLMATAGVDYHVGREANAVYGETWNGNQVGVLHHAHWFKEPIDPYLKSRDIGGELLPGISDEPPGTRGEGDHRVQAYCFRMCLTNVPENRIPFPKPEGYDRARYQLLVRVFDAGWREMFRKFDPMPNYKTDTNNHGPFSTDNIGMNYDYPDADYERRQEIIEEHKVYQQGLMYFMANDPKVPLEVREAMSKWGLPKDEFLDNGGWPHQLYIREARRMIGEYVMTEHDCLDRKETPDSVGMGSYTLDSHNVRRYVTADGQVQNEGDIGVHTPRPYKVAYGALVPKKAQCENLLVPVCVSSSHIAFGSIRMEPVFMILGQSAATAACIALERGEAVQDVPYDVLQQRLVADGQVLQLEDPHRISSRKLPGVVVDDHTARLIGRWEHSGANTKYVDSGYVHNQNEQPGEKVVRFQTELKPGRYEVRVSYPPNNNRATAVPVKVTHAQGDSTHTVNQRKPPEIDGLFTKIGVFNFDRDATVEVGTRDADGYVVVDAVQFLPVPK, translated from the coding sequence ATGCAAATCAAATCCATCTTCTGCGCCACCGCTGCGCTATTAAGTTTCTCATTTTCCCATGCCTTAGCCAAAGAATACCATCACGACATCGTGATTTATGGCGGCACCAGCGCTGCGGTGACCACGGCAGTTCAGGCGACGCAAATGGGTCGGTCGGTCGTGATCGTCAGTCCCGATAAGCACCTGGGTGGCCTGACCGCGGGCGGCCTTGGTTGGACCGATTCGGGAAACAAGAACGCGATCGGTGGACTAAGCGGCGAATTCTATCATCGCGTTTGGAAGCACTATCAAAAACCGTCGGCTTGGAATTGGGAAGAGCAGGCGAAGTTTGGCAACAAAAATCAAAGTGGTCTCGGGGGCGATGGAGATGAGGCGAGGATGTGGGTCTTTGAACCCCATGTTGCCGAACAAATCTACGACAACTGGGTCGCGGAAGAGAAGATTCCTGTCTATCGCGATCAATGGCTCGATCGCGACGGCGGCGTGGTCAGCAAGGCGGGGCGGATCGAATCGATCCGAACGCTGAAAGGCGATGTCTTTCATGGCAAGATGTTCATCGACGTGACTTACGAAGGCGATTTGATGGCGACCGCCGGAGTCGACTACCACGTCGGCCGCGAAGCAAATGCCGTCTACGGCGAAACGTGGAACGGCAACCAAGTTGGCGTGTTGCATCACGCGCACTGGTTCAAAGAACCGATCGATCCCTACCTCAAGTCACGCGACATCGGCGGTGAATTGTTGCCCGGGATTAGCGACGAACCGCCAGGCACGCGTGGCGAAGGGGATCACCGGGTGCAGGCGTATTGTTTTCGAATGTGTTTGACAAACGTCCCCGAGAACCGAATCCCTTTTCCAAAACCCGAGGGCTACGACCGGGCACGTTATCAGTTGTTGGTCCGTGTCTTCGATGCGGGGTGGCGGGAGATGTTCCGCAAATTTGATCCGATGCCGAATTACAAAACCGACACCAACAACCACGGTCCCTTCAGTACCGACAACATCGGGATGAATTATGACTACCCCGACGCCGACTACGAGCGTCGTCAGGAGATCATCGAAGAGCATAAGGTTTATCAGCAGGGGTTGATGTATTTTATGGCGAACGATCCGAAGGTGCCGTTGGAGGTTCGTGAAGCGATGTCCAAGTGGGGCTTGCCCAAGGATGAGTTCTTGGACAATGGCGGCTGGCCGCATCAGCTGTACATTCGCGAAGCCCGACGGATGATCGGCGAATATGTGATGACCGAACACGATTGTTTGGATCGGAAGGAAACTCCCGATTCGGTCGGCATGGGCTCGTACACGCTCGATTCGCATAACGTTCGACGCTATGTGACGGCCGATGGCCAGGTGCAGAACGAGGGGGACATCGGCGTCCACACGCCCCGTCCCTATAAGGTTGCCTACGGTGCATTGGTCCCGAAAAAGGCACAGTGCGAAAATCTGCTGGTCCCGGTTTGCGTCTCTTCCAGCCACATCGCGTTTGGTTCGATTCGCATGGAGCCGGTCTTCATGATCTTGGGCCAATCCGCAGCGACCGCGGCGTGCATCGCGTTGGAGCGTGGCGAAGCCGTTCAGGATGTACCTTATGACGTCTTGCAGCAGCGACTGGTTGCCGACGGACAGGTGCTTCAGTTAGAAGATCCCCATCGGATTTCATCGCGGAAACTGCCTGGCGTCGTCGTCGATGATCACACCGCCCGGTTGATCGGCAGATGGGAGCACTCGGGAGCGAATACGAAGTACGTCGACAGCGGATACGTTCACAATCAAAACGAGCAACCGGGAGAGAAGGTCGTTCGTTTCCAGACCGAACTGAAGCCGGGACGTTATGAAGTCCGGGTTTCCTATCCACCAAACAACAACCGCGCGACAGCGGTTCCGGTGAAGGTCACGCACGCGCAAGGGGATTCGACGCATACGGTCAACCAGCGCAAGCCGCCCGAAATCGACGGGCTGTTTACAAAGATCGGCGTTTTCAATTTTGATCGCGATGCAACGGTCGAAGTCGGCACGCGCGACGCCGATGGGTATGTCGTCGTCGATGCGGTCCAGTTCCTACCGGTACCGAAGTAG
- a CDS encoding serine/threonine-protein kinase, which translates to MIDFTPEQLASRIVDLGLAPMAEVEAARSEVGTGESTIQDFINILHGKGLLTNLQLDKLRRGERSGYFYGKYKVMYLIGAGTFARVYRAAHRETNQVVALKVLRKRYRDEVAQMEQFLREGRMGLRLRHPNIVSIYEVDPNVMNPFMVMEFVEGETLRDLVRIRGKLQPEIAMKLLVDIASGLSYAASLGISHRDLKLSNVLVSSEGRAKLVDFGLAALADRDNPEKVADCPNARAIDYAALERGTNVRKDDPRSDVYFAGAMLYTMLCGEPPLLETRERMKRLNVSRFQDIKPLGQVDPTIPVPAIQVVAKALEFDPEKRLQSAAALQMEGKQALERMKQIRQGIPVTPSAPAGEMPTNEGEGRIVMLVESKASLQDVVRDRLKKRGYRVLVISDPTRALGRFVPGDDPPADCVIFSASELGSLAMEAFNRFAEDEHTADIPAVLLADQSQQNVIRNAKLSSHRVLMSMPLKVREMRSILQRLLAGRPKREEFI; encoded by the coding sequence ATGATTGACTTCACCCCTGAACAACTCGCTTCCCGGATCGTCGACCTCGGCCTGGCACCGATGGCTGAAGTGGAGGCGGCGCGTTCGGAAGTCGGGACGGGCGAATCGACGATTCAGGACTTCATCAACATCTTGCATGGCAAGGGACTGTTGACGAACCTGCAACTGGATAAGCTTCGCCGCGGTGAGCGTTCAGGCTATTTCTACGGCAAATATAAAGTCATGTACCTGATCGGAGCGGGAACCTTTGCCCGTGTCTATCGCGCCGCCCATCGCGAGACCAATCAGGTTGTCGCTTTGAAGGTGCTGCGGAAGCGGTACCGCGACGAAGTGGCTCAGATGGAGCAGTTTCTTCGCGAGGGGAGGATGGGGTTGCGGCTGCGGCATCCGAACATCGTTTCGATCTACGAAGTCGATCCCAATGTGATGAACCCCTTCATGGTGATGGAGTTTGTCGAGGGAGAGACGCTTCGCGATCTGGTCCGGATCCGGGGCAAGCTGCAGCCCGAGATCGCGATGAAGTTGTTGGTCGATATTGCATCGGGGCTGTCTTATGCGGCATCGCTTGGGATTTCGCATCGCGACTTGAAATTGTCGAACGTTTTGGTCTCCTCCGAAGGCAGGGCGAAGCTTGTCGATTTCGGCTTGGCGGCGTTGGCCGATCGAGACAATCCCGAAAAGGTGGCCGATTGCCCCAACGCGCGGGCGATCGATTATGCCGCGTTGGAACGGGGGACCAATGTTCGCAAGGACGATCCGCGCAGCGACGTCTACTTTGCCGGTGCGATGCTGTACACGATGTTGTGCGGCGAGCCGCCGTTGCTGGAGACGCGGGAGCGGATGAAACGCCTCAACGTGAGCCGGTTCCAAGACATCAAGCCACTTGGGCAAGTCGATCCCACCATTCCGGTCCCTGCGATCCAAGTGGTTGCCAAAGCATTGGAATTTGATCCCGAGAAACGTTTGCAAAGCGCCGCTGCGTTGCAGATGGAAGGGAAGCAGGCGTTGGAACGGATGAAGCAGATCCGCCAGGGGATCCCCGTCACGCCGAGCGCTCCGGCGGGCGAGATGCCGACCAATGAAGGGGAAGGCCGGATTGTGATGTTGGTCGAATCGAAGGCCTCGTTGCAAGACGTGGTTCGCGATCGGCTGAAGAAGCGTGGTTATCGCGTTCTGGTGATTTCCGATCCCACCCGAGCGCTAGGCCGGTTTGTGCCGGGCGACGATCCCCCCGCCGATTGTGTGATCTTCTCGGCTTCGGAACTGGGATCGCTCGCGATGGAAGCGTTCAATCGTTTTGCTGAAGACGAACACACCGCCGACATTCCCGCGGTGCTATTGGCCGATCAATCGCAGCAGAATGTAATTCGGAATGCCAAACTGTCCTCCCACCGCGTTCTGATGTCGATGCCGTTGAAGGTACGGGAAATGCGGAGCATCCTGCAACGGTTGCTGGCCGGTCGACCCAAACGCGAAGAATTCATCTAA
- a CDS encoding transcriptional regulator gives MAFTAPHTSEDTPIEIQELIQAFDTLPQEHRETIAPALLRVVECSSRRRRILNLVQEALAQLRLDMKYLVFDLEATRRERDSLRDQIEGSSNGDHE, from the coding sequence ATGGCATTCACCGCACCCCACACCAGCGAAGACACCCCGATCGAAATTCAAGAGCTGATCCAAGCGTTCGATACTCTCCCCCAAGAACATCGGGAAACCATTGCTCCGGCACTGCTTCGCGTCGTCGAATGCAGTTCGCGTCGTCGCCGAATCTTGAATCTGGTGCAAGAGGCGTTGGCCCAGTTGCGGTTGGACATGAAATATTTGGTCTTCGATTTGGAAGCGACGCGTCGTGAACGCGATTCGCTGCGGGATCAGATCGAAGGCTCCAGCAACGGCGATCACGAATAG